From Daphnia pulicaria isolate SC F1-1A chromosome 4, SC_F0-13Bv2, whole genome shotgun sequence, one genomic window encodes:
- the LOC124338667 gene encoding lysosomal Pro-X carboxypeptidase-like, whose protein sequence is MHRILLLSFLCLLFHYSQCYEWKTFFFKQQVDHFSFANQDTYPQRYLVNSTYWKRGGGPIFFYTGNEGDIEWFAQNTGFMWDIAEEFGAMLVFAEHRYYGQSLPYGNKSYSDAKYLGYLTSEQALADFAELVAYIKSTNSGAVDSPVIAFGGSYGGMLSAWMRIKYPHIITGSIAASAPILQFTGLTPCDAFNRVVTADFASASTECSETIRKSWKSLSSILSQDDGKEWLRTHWNLCVPLNGTDDVVNLKDWLTNVWTNLAMVNYPYAANFLAPLPAYPVKAVCEHLTNSSLDDHSLLDELFKGLSVYANFTGQTKCLDVSQQADQSLGDMGWDFQACTEMVMPMCGDGINDMFEAQPWNIEKYSERCLKKWKVNPRPLMAPLIYGGRNISSSSNIVFSNGLLDPWSTGGVTKSLSDSIVAIIIPEGAHHLDLRAADPNDPPSVVKAREIEKQFIGKWISSVKKDKKEALKSIFVG, encoded by the exons ATGCATCGCATATTGCTGTTATCGTTTTTATGTCTTCTATTCCATTACTCGCAATGTTACgaatggaaaacattttttttcaagcaacaa GTTGATCATTTCAGTTTCGCCAATCAAGATACTTATCCACAACGCTACTTAGTCAATTCTACTTATTGGAAAAGAGGTGGAGGTCCAATATTTTTCTACACAGGAAATGAAGGAGATATAGAATGGTTTGCTCAAAATACT GGATTTATGTGGGATATTGCAGAAGAATTTGGGGCCATGTTAGTTTTTGCTGAGCACAGATACTATGGCCAATCCCTTCCATATGGCAACAAAAGCTATTCT GATGCAAAATATTTAGGATATTTAACCTCTGAACAAGCACTAGCAGATTTTGCTGAGTTGGTTGCTTACATCAAATCCACAAACTCAGGAGCTGTTGATAGTCCTGTTATTGCATTTGGAGGATCTTATGGAGGAATGTTATCTGCATGGATGCGTATTAAATATCCTCATATTATAACTGG ATCAATCGCTGCTTCAGCTCCAATTTTGCAGTTTACGGGACTCACCCCGTGTGACGCATTTAATCGCGTAGTCACTGCTGATTTTGCATCGGCATCAACAGAGTGTTCAGAAACGATTCGTAAATCTTGGAAATCTTTATCTTCAATTTTATCGCAAG ATGACGGGAAGGAGTGGCTCCGAACTCATTGGAATTTATGTGTTCCCTTAAATGGGACTGATGATGTAGTTAATTTGAAGGACTGGCTTACAAATGTGTGGACAAATCTTGCTATGGTGAACTATCCATATGCTGCCAATTTTTTGGCTCCTTTACCTGCATACCCTGTCAAA GCAGTTTGTGAGCATTTAACAAACTCTAGTCTCGACGACCACTCCCTTCTAGACGAGCTTTTTAAAGGTTTGTCCgtttatgcaaattttactgGACAAACCAAATGTTTAGATGTCAGTCAACAAGCTGACCAGTCATTGGGAGATATGGGATGGGATTTCCAG gcTTGTACTGAAATGGTAATGCCAATGTGTGGCGACGGAATCAACGACATGTTTGAAGCTCAGCCCTGGAACATagaaaaatattctgaaaGATGTCTAAAGAAATGGAAAGTCAATCCTAGGCCACTTATGGCACCATTGATTTATGGAGGCAGGAACATCTCTTCATCctcaaatattgttttcagCAATGGATTGCTAGATCCATG GTCTACTGGAGGAGTTACAAAATCCCTCTCTGACTCAATTGTGGCAATAATAATCCCAGAAGGAGCTCACCACCTTGATCTAAGAGCAGCTGATCCTAATGACCCACCATCAGTTGTAAAGGCCAGAGagattgaaaaacaatttattggaAAATGGATTTCATCAGTCAAGAAAGACAAGAAAGAAGCATTGAAATCCATCTTTGTTGGTTAA